The proteins below are encoded in one region of Fulvia fulva chromosome 9, complete sequence:
- a CDS encoding MFS siderochrome iron transporter C, translating into MLPSGTKYQLLHTAGSQDVALGPSDSFGLSGIDVIADNDTELRDRKSKTFSEDDDDLELQEMAGAEKSHLDATAWSSTTRRHFIIGLVIMIVVGGLEGSMAGSFSTYALSGLNKLSEEGTLDVASSVISVVLKLPFAKASDVLGRAETYAFAVSLYVVAYIVETFAGSFNTFALGAAVYTAGAAGTHVLTFVLIADFTSMRNRGLAANAFFLPSLLTPAVSGILVDKVVNGIGWRWGYALLAIFYPAGACFLVMTLFRRQREARKAGAVVKKKISFRDFALQVDLGGLVLLTLGLAMVLVPITLSSKSSGHWKTGWVPALFVLGITLLLCGWQYERRIARHPAVPGSYFKLPAIAATLSVAILDAIGYTVTHTYLFPWSVAAHDLSPRDATYLKHASGVGQVILGLALMHRMRAYKWLAVFGSIVRLIGYGLMTRLRTNNSTLFELFIGQIIQGAGSGIIETTMIVASQIVVPHADVARITAMIAMSLHLGGGIGSAIAGGIYTSSFKDRLRFRLGSGVGEDVIESVYDSITGTLPEWGSVQRVAVNAAYSDVIGYMTWVALVMCFPVVFLLAFVMPNNKLGDGKDLASEKTAVDADELNDVPLRTAQIAA; encoded by the exons ATGTTACCATCGGGGACAAAGTATCAATTACTACATACTGC CGGATCCCAAGATGTGGCTTTGGGACCTTCGGACTCTTTCGGACTGAGTGGCATTGACGTGATAGCTGACAACGATACTGAACTACGGGATCGAAAGTCGAAAACGTTCTCCGAAGATGACGACGACCTGGAACTTCAGGAGATGGCAGGTGCTGAGAAGTCACATCTTGATGCGACAGCATGGTCCTCCACGACGAGAAGGCATTTCATCATTGG GCTGGTCATCATGATCGTGGTCGG CGGCCTAGAAGGCTCAATGGCTGGCTCATTCAGCACATACGCCCTGTCCGGTCTGAACAAACTCTCCGAAGAAGGCACACTAGACGTAGCCAGCTCGGTCATTTCCGTCGTGCTCAAGCTCCCGTTCGCCAAAGCATCCGATGTCCTAGGCCGAGCAGAAACTTACGCATTCGCCGTCAGCCTCTACGTGGTGGCGTACATTGTCGAGACTTTCGCAGGATCCTTCAACACGTTCGCTCTTGGCGCCGCCGTCTATACAGCAGGAGCGGCGGGAACTCATGTTCTCACTTTCGTCTTGATCGCCGACTTTACTTCGATGCGGAATCGAGGATTGGCGGCTAATGCGTTCTTTCTGCCCAGTCTGCTCACGCCAGCAGTCTCTGGTATTCTAGTCGATAAAGTCGTCAACGGCATCGGATGGAGATGGGGCTACGCTCTCCTCGCGATCTTCTACCCAGCAGGCGCTTGCTTCCTGGTCATGACTTTATTCCGCAGACAACGGGAGGCCAGAAAAGCCGGAGCAGTGGTTAAAAAGAAGATCAGCTTCCGCGACTTCGCGTTGCAGGTCGATCTAGGCGGCCTAGTACTCCTGACCCTCGGCCTCGCCATGGTCCTGGTTCCCATAACCCTCTCATCCAAGAGCAGCGGCCACTGGAAAACGGGCTGGGTCCCTGCCCTTTTCGTCCTCGGTATCACCCTCCTTCTCTGCGGATGGCAGTACGAACGTCGCATTGCTCGCCATCCAGCAGTGCCTGGCAGCTACTTCAAACTCCCCGCCATCGCCGCGACCCTCTCCGTAGCAATCCTCGATGCCATCGGCTACACCGTGACCCACACCTACCTCTTCCCCTGGTCCGTCGCAGCACACGACCTCTCGCCCCGAGACGCAACCTACCTCAAACACGCCTCCGGCGTCGGCCAAGTAATCCTCGGCCTCGCCCTGATGCACCGAATGCGCGCCTACAAATGGCTGGCCGTCTTCGGCTCGATCGTTCGCCTAATCGGATACGGCCTCATGACCCGTCTCCGCACCAACAACAGTACGCTCTTCGAGCTCTTCATCGGGCAGATTATTCAGGGTGCGGGTAGCGGGATTATTGAGACGACGATGATTGTGGCGAGTCAGATTGTGGTGCCGCATGCGGATGTTGCGAGGATTACGGCGATGATTGCCATGAGTCTTCATTTGGGAGGGGGGATTGGGAGTGCGATTGCTGGGGGGATATATACCAGCTCATTTAAGGACCGGCTGCGGTTCAGGCTGGGGAGTGGGGTGGGTGAGGATGTGATTGAGAGCGTCTATGACTCCATTACGGGCACGCTTCCCGAGTGGGGCAGTGTGCAGAGGGTTGCTGTTAATGCTGCG TATTCGGACGTGATAGGATACATGACCTGGGTGGCACTTGTGATGTGCTTCCCAGTCGTGTTCCTGTTGGCGTTCGTCATGCCGAATAACAAGCTCGGCGATGGGAAAGATCTGGCTTCGGAGAAGACCGCGGTAGATGCTGATGAGCTGAATGATGTGCCGTTGCGGACGGCTCAGATAGCGGCTTAG